A region from the Benincasa hispida cultivar B227 chromosome 12, ASM972705v1, whole genome shotgun sequence genome encodes:
- the LOC120092586 gene encoding probable inactive DNA (cytosine-5)-methyltransferase DRM3 isoform X2, which translates to MASNKPIVPKEEIYDFRLPPDRMYSRHVGDSVASSSGSNIRTFFIDMGFLPSLVDKVIEENEQKSIPESSDSFDGLRSGKKGSNHPHFSTICHKQAVRPLRTSKSESSDSLDSLFDDKDAPNEISSAVIPKEEADDYYDINDTNKASLLMMNFTVDEVNFAIDKLGGDAPINELVDFIIAAQIAVNLEKETDDDTLCRNELKKEENDETLFVTMEKTLRLLEMGFTENEVSLAIEKFGSETPVSELADSIVTGRIAGDYPGNVKCSPNSFGIGGLHTPEDYMTRVKAEESSSAGVSLSRNVNIDEILKGKRPKVENMDDLLNPIPRFDVKNKGKRPKQEYADDLSSLYGPGWVESKVNPNITSFDIPPPSKLNLSRSLDTMVAKPPPPPIKLNPSRSLDKVVAKPPFFLYGNVLDISRDSWEKVSKFLYAIEPEFVDTRSFSALSRMEGYVHNLPCENRSHILPTPPMTIQDSTRTKKWWPSWDTRKYLSCINSETRGVPQLCDRLIKTLTDSRGRLSSQQQRDILHHCIALNLIWVSQFKLAPIEPEQLECVLGYPVNHTQDAESSSMERLQYLKYCFQIDTLGYHLSVLKSMFPEGLIVLSIFSGIGGAEIALHRLGIRLKVVISVESSAAKRRILKKWWHSSGQTGELEQIEDIQKLTSNKIHNLINKYGGFDLVICQNPCSRCLSSSKLNQSGDAEGIASFDFSIFYEFVRVLQGVRNTMERRK; encoded by the exons gACAGTGTTGCAAGCTCATCTGGAAGTAATATAAGGACATTCTTCATAGATATGGGGTTCCTGCCATCTCTTGTAGATAAAGTGATTGAAGAAAATG AACAAAAATCAATTCCCGAGTCATCAGATTCTTTTGATGGCTTACGAAGTGGTAAAAAGGGCAGTAATCATCCACATTTTTCTACAATCTGTCATAAGCAG GCTGTACGGCCACTACGGACATCGAAATCTGAATCATCAGATTCTCTAGATAGCTTATTTGATGACAAGGATGCACCCAATGAAATCTCTTCAGCTGTTATACCAAAGGAG GAGGCTGATGATTATTATGATATTAATGATACCAATAAAGCATCCTTGTTAATGATGAACTTTACTGTTGATGAAGTTAATTTTGCGATCGATAAGCTTG GTGGAGATGCTCCCATTAATGAATTGGTGGATTTTATCATTGCTGCACAGATCGCTGTAAATTTGGAGAAGGAAACAGATGATGATACACTCTGcagaaatgaattaaaaaaggAG GAAAATGATGAAACCTTGTTTGTGACAATGGAGAAAACACTTCGCTTGCTTGAAATGGGCTTCACTGAGAATGAGGTTTCTTTGGCAATTGAAAAGTTTG GTTCGGAAACTCCAGTTTCGGAGCTTGCCGATTCCATTGTTACAGGTCGAATTGCTGGTGACTACCCTGGGAATGTTAAG TGTTCCCCAAACTCATTTGGCATTGGTGGTTTACATACTCCAGAAGATTATATGACTAGAGTTAAAGCTGAAGAATCCAGTTCCGCTGGCGTTTCTCTGTCGAGGAATGTTAACATTGATGAAATACTGAAAGGGAAAAGGCCAAAAGTAGAAAATATGGATGACCTTCTGAATCCTATTCCTCGCTTTGATGTTAAAAATAAAGGGAAAAGGCCAAAGCAAGAATATGCTGATGACTTGAGTTCTCTATATGGTCCTGGATGGGTGGAATcaaaagtcaatccaaacatcaCCAGTTTTGACATCCCCCCACCTTCAAAACTAAATCTCTCAAGAAGTCTTGATACAATGGTGGCTAAGCCTCCACCCCCACCCATAAAATTAAATCCTTCTAGAAGTCTTGATAAGGTGGTGGCTAAACCTCCCTTTTTCTTGTATGGAAATGTTTTGGATATATCTCGTGATTCTTGGGAAAAAGTTTCCAAGTTCCTATATGCCATTGAGCCTGAATTCGTGGACACTCGGTCCTTCTCGGCGTTGAGTAGAATGGAAGGCTACGTGCACAACCTTCCATGTGAGAACAGGTCTCACATCCTTCCGACACCTCCAATGACCATCCAAGATTCTACACGTACAAAAAAATGGTGGCCTTCCTGGGATACAAGGAAGTATTTGAGCTGCATCAATTCTGAAACTAGAGGAGTACCTCAGCTGTGTGATAGGCTGATAAAGACGTTAACTGATTCTCGCGGTCGGCTCTCTTCTCAACAGCAGAGAGATATTCTTCATCATTGCATAGCATTAAACCTTATTTGGGTCAGCCAGTTCAAACTGGCTCCTATAGAGCCTGAACAGCTAGAGTGCGTGCTCGGCTACCCGGTTAATCACACCCAAGATGCCGAAAGTAGCTCAATGGAAAGGCTTCAATATCTCAAATACTGTTTTCAGATAGACACTTTAGGTTATCATCTATCTGTTTTGAAGTCTATGTTCCCAGAAGGGTTGATTGTGTTGTCCATTTTCAGTGGAATTGGCGGGGCGGAAATTGCTTTGCACCGTCTTGGCATCCGTTTGAAAGTCGTGATCTCGGTTGAGAGTTCAGCAGCAAAGAGGAGGATTTTGAAGAAATGGTGGCATAGTAGTGGACAAACTGGGGAACTAGAACAGATAGAGGACATACAGAAACTAACAAGCAACAAGATTCACAATTTGATTAATAAATATGGTGGTTTTGATTTGGTCATTTGTCAGAATCCTTGTTCTCGTTGTTTGTCATCTTCAAAACTTAACCAGAGTGGAGACGCTGAGGGTATAGCAAGTTTTGATTTCTCTATATTCTACGAGTTTGTCCGTGTTTTGCAGGGTGTAAGGAATACCATGGAAAGAAGGAAGTGA
- the LOC120092586 gene encoding probable inactive DNA (cytosine-5)-methyltransferase DRM3 isoform X3 produces the protein MAEQKSIPESSDSFDGLRSGKKGSNHPHFSTICHKQAVRPLRTSKSESSDSLDSLFDDKDAPNEISSAVIPKEEADDYYDINDTNKASLLMMNFTVDEVNFAIDKLGGDAPINELVDFIIAAQIAVNLEKETDDDTLCRNELKKEENDETLFVTMEKTLRLLEMGFTENEVSLAIEKFGSETPVSELADSIVTGRIAGDYPGNVKCSPNSFGIGGLHTPEDYMTRVKAEESSSAGVSLSRNVNIDEILKGKRPKVENMDDLLNPIPRFDVKNKGKRPKQEYADDLSSLYGPGWVESKVNPNITSFDIPPPSKLNLSRSLDTMVAKPPPPPIKLNPSRSLDKVVAKPPFFLYGNVLDISRDSWEKVSKFLYAIEPEFVDTRSFSALSRMEGYVHNLPCENRSHILPTPPMTIQDSTRTKKWWPSWDTRKYLSCINSETRGVPQLCDRLIKTLTDSRGRLSSQQQRDILHHCIALNLIWVSQFKLAPIEPEQLECVLGYPVNHTQDAESSSMERLQYLKYCFQIDTLGYHLSVLKSMFPEGLIVLSIFSGIGGAEIALHRLGIRLKVVISVESSAAKRRILKKWWHSSGQTGELEQIEDIQKLTSNKIHNLINKYGGFDLVICQNPCSRCLSSSKLNQSGDAEGIASFDFSIFYEFVRVLQGVRNTMERRK, from the exons ATG GCAGAACAAAAATCAATTCCCGAGTCATCAGATTCTTTTGATGGCTTACGAAGTGGTAAAAAGGGCAGTAATCATCCACATTTTTCTACAATCTGTCATAAGCAG GCTGTACGGCCACTACGGACATCGAAATCTGAATCATCAGATTCTCTAGATAGCTTATTTGATGACAAGGATGCACCCAATGAAATCTCTTCAGCTGTTATACCAAAGGAG GAGGCTGATGATTATTATGATATTAATGATACCAATAAAGCATCCTTGTTAATGATGAACTTTACTGTTGATGAAGTTAATTTTGCGATCGATAAGCTTG GTGGAGATGCTCCCATTAATGAATTGGTGGATTTTATCATTGCTGCACAGATCGCTGTAAATTTGGAGAAGGAAACAGATGATGATACACTCTGcagaaatgaattaaaaaaggAG GAAAATGATGAAACCTTGTTTGTGACAATGGAGAAAACACTTCGCTTGCTTGAAATGGGCTTCACTGAGAATGAGGTTTCTTTGGCAATTGAAAAGTTTG GTTCGGAAACTCCAGTTTCGGAGCTTGCCGATTCCATTGTTACAGGTCGAATTGCTGGTGACTACCCTGGGAATGTTAAG TGTTCCCCAAACTCATTTGGCATTGGTGGTTTACATACTCCAGAAGATTATATGACTAGAGTTAAAGCTGAAGAATCCAGTTCCGCTGGCGTTTCTCTGTCGAGGAATGTTAACATTGATGAAATACTGAAAGGGAAAAGGCCAAAAGTAGAAAATATGGATGACCTTCTGAATCCTATTCCTCGCTTTGATGTTAAAAATAAAGGGAAAAGGCCAAAGCAAGAATATGCTGATGACTTGAGTTCTCTATATGGTCCTGGATGGGTGGAATcaaaagtcaatccaaacatcaCCAGTTTTGACATCCCCCCACCTTCAAAACTAAATCTCTCAAGAAGTCTTGATACAATGGTGGCTAAGCCTCCACCCCCACCCATAAAATTAAATCCTTCTAGAAGTCTTGATAAGGTGGTGGCTAAACCTCCCTTTTTCTTGTATGGAAATGTTTTGGATATATCTCGTGATTCTTGGGAAAAAGTTTCCAAGTTCCTATATGCCATTGAGCCTGAATTCGTGGACACTCGGTCCTTCTCGGCGTTGAGTAGAATGGAAGGCTACGTGCACAACCTTCCATGTGAGAACAGGTCTCACATCCTTCCGACACCTCCAATGACCATCCAAGATTCTACACGTACAAAAAAATGGTGGCCTTCCTGGGATACAAGGAAGTATTTGAGCTGCATCAATTCTGAAACTAGAGGAGTACCTCAGCTGTGTGATAGGCTGATAAAGACGTTAACTGATTCTCGCGGTCGGCTCTCTTCTCAACAGCAGAGAGATATTCTTCATCATTGCATAGCATTAAACCTTATTTGGGTCAGCCAGTTCAAACTGGCTCCTATAGAGCCTGAACAGCTAGAGTGCGTGCTCGGCTACCCGGTTAATCACACCCAAGATGCCGAAAGTAGCTCAATGGAAAGGCTTCAATATCTCAAATACTGTTTTCAGATAGACACTTTAGGTTATCATCTATCTGTTTTGAAGTCTATGTTCCCAGAAGGGTTGATTGTGTTGTCCATTTTCAGTGGAATTGGCGGGGCGGAAATTGCTTTGCACCGTCTTGGCATCCGTTTGAAAGTCGTGATCTCGGTTGAGAGTTCAGCAGCAAAGAGGAGGATTTTGAAGAAATGGTGGCATAGTAGTGGACAAACTGGGGAACTAGAACAGATAGAGGACATACAGAAACTAACAAGCAACAAGATTCACAATTTGATTAATAAATATGGTGGTTTTGATTTGGTCATTTGTCAGAATCCTTGTTCTCGTTGTTTGTCATCTTCAAAACTTAACCAGAGTGGAGACGCTGAGGGTATAGCAAGTTTTGATTTCTCTATATTCTACGAGTTTGTCCGTGTTTTGCAGGGTGTAAGGAATACCATGGAAAGAAGGAAGTGA
- the LOC120092588 gene encoding polygalacturonase At1g48100 gives MEFNGVFIVMIWIVATLLVENSSNVNGRYHFHKGKKEEKPNEDSPVFSPPPEKAVPSSPAEPVPSVPSDPYPNEPGNSSSDCVFDVTDFGAVGDGCADDTAAFKAAWKAACAVESATLLVPSGLCFKITSTIFSGPCKPGLVFKVDGTLMPPEGPESWPKADSPRQWLVFYRLDQMTLTGTGTIEGNGQKWWELPCKPHRGPNGSTLPGPCDSPALIRFFMSSNLAVNSLRIQNSPMFHMKFDGCQGVLIEKLSISSPKLSPNTDGIHIENTKGVGIYNSMISNGDDCISIGPGCANVAIDGVTCGPSHGISIGSLGVHNSQACVSNITVRNAVIRDSDNGVRIKTWQGGSGSVSDILFENIQMENVRNCIIVDQYYCLSKDCLNQTSAVFVNQVLYKNIKGTYDVRNTPIHFACSDTVACTNITMSEVELLPHEGELVEDPFCWNAFGIQETLTIPPIDCLQEGEPQNVAETSEYSC, from the exons ATGGAATTCAATGGGGTTTTCATTGTAATGATTTGGATTGTAGCCACTTTGTTGGTGGAAAATTCAAGCAATGTAAATGGAAGATACCATTTTCATAAGGGAAAAAAGGAAGAGAAGCCCAATGAAGATTCCCCTGTTTTTTCACCACCACCAGAGAAGGCTGTTCCTTCAAGTCCAGCTGAGCCAGTTCCTTCAGTTCCATCTGATCCTTATCCTAATGAACCTGGAAATTCAAGTTCTGATTGTGTGTTTGATGTTACTGATTTTGGAGCTGTTGGAGATGGCTGTGCTGATGACACTGCTGCCTTTAAGGCAGCATGGAAAGCAGCTTGTGCTGTAGAATCTGCTACTCTTTTAGTTCCTTCTGGTCTTTGCTTTAAAATTACTTCAACTATCTTCTCTGGACCTTGCAAACCAGGACTTGTGTTTAAG GTGGATGGGACCTTGATGCCACCGGAAGGACCGGAGTCGTGGCCGAAGGCGGATAGTCCGAGGCAATGGCTTGTGTTTTACAGGCTGGATCAAATGACATTGACTGGAACTGGAACTATTGAAGGGAATGGTCAGAAATGGTGGGAATTGCCATGCAAACCACACAGG GGTCCAAATGGGTCAACTCTCCCAGGACCATGTGACAGCCCTGCG TTGATAAGATTCTTCATGAGCAGTAATTTGGCAGTGAATAGCTTGAGAATCCAAAACAGTCCAATGTTCCATATGAAATTTGATGGGTGTCAAGGAGTTCTGATAGAAAAACTGTCCATTTCTTCACCAAAGCTCAGTCCCAACACTGATGGAATCCACATAGAGAATACTAAAGGGGTTGGAATATACAACTCCATGATATCCAATG GTGATGACTGCATTTCAATTGGGCCGGGCTGTGCCAACGTGGCCATTGATGGGGTTACTTGTGGGCCCAGTCATGGAATTAG CATCGGGAGCCTGGGAGTCCACAATTCTCAGGCATGTGTTTCCAACATAACAGTTAGAAACGCAGTGATTAGAGATTCAGACAATGGAGTGAGGATAAAGACATGGCAAGGAGGATCGGGATCGGTGAGCGATATCTTGTTCGAGAACATACAGATGGAGAATGTTAGAAACTGCATCATAGTTGATCAATACTACTGCTTGTCCAAGGATTGTCTAAACCAGACGTCGGCTGTGTTCGTCAACCAAGTGTTGTATAAGAACATCAAGGGAACTTACGACGTAAGGAATACTCCAATTCACTTCGCTTGCAGCGACACGGTGGCCTGCACAAATATTACAATGTCGGAAGTCGAGCTGCTGCCACATGAGGGCGAGTTGGTGGAAGATCCTTTCTGTTGGAATGCATTTGGCATTCAAGAGACTTTGACCATTCCTCCCATAGATTGCTTGCAAGAGGGAGAACCTCAGAATGTTGCAGAGACATCTGAATATAGCTGCTAA
- the LOC120092586 gene encoding probable inactive DNA (cytosine-5)-methyltransferase DRM3 isoform X1, protein MASNKPIVPKEEIYDFRLPPDRMYSRHVGDSVASSSGSNIRTFFIDMGFLPSLVDKVIEENGEDDVESLLNTLTTVSAEQKSIPESSDSFDGLRSGKKGSNHPHFSTICHKQAVRPLRTSKSESSDSLDSLFDDKDAPNEISSAVIPKEEADDYYDINDTNKASLLMMNFTVDEVNFAIDKLGGDAPINELVDFIIAAQIAVNLEKETDDDTLCRNELKKEENDETLFVTMEKTLRLLEMGFTENEVSLAIEKFGSETPVSELADSIVTGRIAGDYPGNVKCSPNSFGIGGLHTPEDYMTRVKAEESSSAGVSLSRNVNIDEILKGKRPKVENMDDLLNPIPRFDVKNKGKRPKQEYADDLSSLYGPGWVESKVNPNITSFDIPPPSKLNLSRSLDTMVAKPPPPPIKLNPSRSLDKVVAKPPFFLYGNVLDISRDSWEKVSKFLYAIEPEFVDTRSFSALSRMEGYVHNLPCENRSHILPTPPMTIQDSTRTKKWWPSWDTRKYLSCINSETRGVPQLCDRLIKTLTDSRGRLSSQQQRDILHHCIALNLIWVSQFKLAPIEPEQLECVLGYPVNHTQDAESSSMERLQYLKYCFQIDTLGYHLSVLKSMFPEGLIVLSIFSGIGGAEIALHRLGIRLKVVISVESSAAKRRILKKWWHSSGQTGELEQIEDIQKLTSNKIHNLINKYGGFDLVICQNPCSRCLSSSKLNQSGDAEGIASFDFSIFYEFVRVLQGVRNTMERRK, encoded by the exons gACAGTGTTGCAAGCTCATCTGGAAGTAATATAAGGACATTCTTCATAGATATGGGGTTCCTGCCATCTCTTGTAGATAAAGTGATTGAAGAAAATG GTGAAGATGATGTAGAATCGTTATTAAATACTCTTACTACAGTTTCG GCAGAACAAAAATCAATTCCCGAGTCATCAGATTCTTTTGATGGCTTACGAAGTGGTAAAAAGGGCAGTAATCATCCACATTTTTCTACAATCTGTCATAAGCAG GCTGTACGGCCACTACGGACATCGAAATCTGAATCATCAGATTCTCTAGATAGCTTATTTGATGACAAGGATGCACCCAATGAAATCTCTTCAGCTGTTATACCAAAGGAG GAGGCTGATGATTATTATGATATTAATGATACCAATAAAGCATCCTTGTTAATGATGAACTTTACTGTTGATGAAGTTAATTTTGCGATCGATAAGCTTG GTGGAGATGCTCCCATTAATGAATTGGTGGATTTTATCATTGCTGCACAGATCGCTGTAAATTTGGAGAAGGAAACAGATGATGATACACTCTGcagaaatgaattaaaaaaggAG GAAAATGATGAAACCTTGTTTGTGACAATGGAGAAAACACTTCGCTTGCTTGAAATGGGCTTCACTGAGAATGAGGTTTCTTTGGCAATTGAAAAGTTTG GTTCGGAAACTCCAGTTTCGGAGCTTGCCGATTCCATTGTTACAGGTCGAATTGCTGGTGACTACCCTGGGAATGTTAAG TGTTCCCCAAACTCATTTGGCATTGGTGGTTTACATACTCCAGAAGATTATATGACTAGAGTTAAAGCTGAAGAATCCAGTTCCGCTGGCGTTTCTCTGTCGAGGAATGTTAACATTGATGAAATACTGAAAGGGAAAAGGCCAAAAGTAGAAAATATGGATGACCTTCTGAATCCTATTCCTCGCTTTGATGTTAAAAATAAAGGGAAAAGGCCAAAGCAAGAATATGCTGATGACTTGAGTTCTCTATATGGTCCTGGATGGGTGGAATcaaaagtcaatccaaacatcaCCAGTTTTGACATCCCCCCACCTTCAAAACTAAATCTCTCAAGAAGTCTTGATACAATGGTGGCTAAGCCTCCACCCCCACCCATAAAATTAAATCCTTCTAGAAGTCTTGATAAGGTGGTGGCTAAACCTCCCTTTTTCTTGTATGGAAATGTTTTGGATATATCTCGTGATTCTTGGGAAAAAGTTTCCAAGTTCCTATATGCCATTGAGCCTGAATTCGTGGACACTCGGTCCTTCTCGGCGTTGAGTAGAATGGAAGGCTACGTGCACAACCTTCCATGTGAGAACAGGTCTCACATCCTTCCGACACCTCCAATGACCATCCAAGATTCTACACGTACAAAAAAATGGTGGCCTTCCTGGGATACAAGGAAGTATTTGAGCTGCATCAATTCTGAAACTAGAGGAGTACCTCAGCTGTGTGATAGGCTGATAAAGACGTTAACTGATTCTCGCGGTCGGCTCTCTTCTCAACAGCAGAGAGATATTCTTCATCATTGCATAGCATTAAACCTTATTTGGGTCAGCCAGTTCAAACTGGCTCCTATAGAGCCTGAACAGCTAGAGTGCGTGCTCGGCTACCCGGTTAATCACACCCAAGATGCCGAAAGTAGCTCAATGGAAAGGCTTCAATATCTCAAATACTGTTTTCAGATAGACACTTTAGGTTATCATCTATCTGTTTTGAAGTCTATGTTCCCAGAAGGGTTGATTGTGTTGTCCATTTTCAGTGGAATTGGCGGGGCGGAAATTGCTTTGCACCGTCTTGGCATCCGTTTGAAAGTCGTGATCTCGGTTGAGAGTTCAGCAGCAAAGAGGAGGATTTTGAAGAAATGGTGGCATAGTAGTGGACAAACTGGGGAACTAGAACAGATAGAGGACATACAGAAACTAACAAGCAACAAGATTCACAATTTGATTAATAAATATGGTGGTTTTGATTTGGTCATTTGTCAGAATCCTTGTTCTCGTTGTTTGTCATCTTCAAAACTTAACCAGAGTGGAGACGCTGAGGGTATAGCAAGTTTTGATTTCTCTATATTCTACGAGTTTGTCCGTGTTTTGCAGGGTGTAAGGAATACCATGGAAAGAAGGAAGTGA